The following proteins are co-located in the Ursus arctos isolate Adak ecotype North America unplaced genomic scaffold, UrsArc2.0 scaffold_13, whole genome shotgun sequence genome:
- the RFPL4B gene encoding ret finger protein-like 4B: protein MAQSLQEEVTCPVCLEIFFCPILLSCEHVFCFHCVQTWMLECRDLKLTCPMCRRVTESPPLEEWQIGALSLLIRQHSGLLMKTLHVSKELLRFQEDLTLDASTASPFLVLSDDLRNVWCGKICCNPVEDPQRFTSLTCVLGTPRFSSGCHYWEVKVGDGKEWTLGICKESVDRKRKGSLSTEHGFWVISMKAGTICINAIPETRIPASPKLSHVGIFLDVEMEELKFFDVRDNALIHTYSRLSCLEPLRPFFCPELPTDGDRGASLQICS, encoded by the coding sequence ATGGCCCAAAGTCTGCAAGAGGAGGTGACCTGTCCAGTTTGTCTGGAAATTTTCTTCTGTCCCATTTTACTCTCCTGTGAACACGTTTTCTGCTTTCATTGCGTGCAGACATGGATGCTAGAATGCAGGGATCTGAAATTGACCTGCCCCATGTGTCGAAGGGTGACCGAGAGCCCCCCTTTGGAGGAATGGCAAATCGGAGCACTATCCCTTCTGATTAGACAGCACAGTGGCCTGCTGATGAAAACTCTGCACGTGAGCAAAGAGTTGCTGAGGTTCCAGGAGGATCTGACTCTGGATGCAAGCACTGCTAGCCCCTTCCTTGTCCTCTCTGATGACCTAAGGAATGTTTGGTGTGGGAAGATCTGCTGCAACCCAGTAGAAGATCCCCAGAGATTCACCTCCCTGACCTGTGTCCTGGGCACCCCACGCTTCTCGTCTGGCTGCCATTACTGGGAGGTCAAGGTGGGAGACGGGAAGGAGTGGACTCTGGGGATCTGCAAGGAGTCAGTCGACAGAAAGAGGAAAGGcagtctctccactgagcacggCTTCTGGGTTATCAGCATGAAGGCAGGAACAATCTGTATCAACGCCATCCCAGAAACCAGAATTCCTGCAAGCCCCAAACTTAGCCATGTAGGGATTTTTTTAGATGTTGAGATGGAAGAACTCAAGTTTTTTGATGTTAGAGATAATGCCCTCATCCACACATACAGTCGTCTCTCATGTTTGGAGCCTTTGCGTCCGTTCTTCTGTCCTGAGTTGCCTACAGATGGTGACAGGGGCGCCTCTCTGCAAATCTGCTCATGA